A single genomic interval of Helianthus annuus cultivar XRQ/B chromosome 6, HanXRQr2.0-SUNRISE, whole genome shotgun sequence harbors:
- the LOC110865000 gene encoding uncharacterized protein LOC110865000 isoform X1: MSTSDQRQMSICYRPISAIKNNQEGEPIQIRVLKKWTPAQQNAEFCYLFVDTHGDAIQATAAMGEKARLDSIIRIQSCYIVDKYISLDQKTYNPAVPHKACLKLGKRATFVPVFNDQIPDHYYNFATFDELKDRATPPKMLTDYIGRVEDTDNPTTRAGTRLKKVVIQDTRENTIEMTFWPDQSSTLPDHVKKGDILAITSAAVTNFEGNYQLESTPATTVTVNPTTADTASYITRYCVNAIITDDIQDASVVFFDEAMTTLLNITCEEMITVHKYHDKREIPDKMYSVINTQKLMNVTIKPDRTIAVNSVAEPPITALPQPATTPTTALPPTTTSAPSLLPTTPAAKINPAKRPYHQLKDKKA; encoded by the exons ATGTCAACATCTGATCAAAGACAAATGTCAATCTGCTACAGACCCATATCTGCTATCAAGAACAATCAAGAAGGAGAACCTATACAAATAAGAGTTCTTAAAAAATGGACACCTGCTCAACAAAATGCTGAATTCTGCTACCTATTCGTGGATACACAC GGTGATGCTATTCAAGCAACAGCAGCTATGGGAGAAAAGGCTCGCCTAGACTCGATCATCCGCATCCAATCATGCTACATTGTTGACAAGTACATTTCGCTAGACCAAAAGACCTACAACCCCGCAGTCCCACACAAGGCATGTCTTAAGCTTGGAAAACGGGCAACCTTTGTTCCTGTTTTCAACGATCAAATTCCCGACCACTACTACAACTTCGCAACATTTGACGAACTAAAAGATAGGGCGACTCCACCGAAAATGCTTACAG ATTACATCGGTCGCGTCGAGGACACCGACAACCCGACAACAAGAGCAGGTACAAGGCTAAAGAAAGTAGTCATTCAAGATACAAG GGAAAACACAATTGAAATGACCTTTTGGCCTGACCAATCCTCTACGCTACCTGATCATGTCAAGAAAGGAGACATCCTAGCAATAACCTCCGCAGCAGTCACAAATTTCGAAg GAAATTATCAGCTAGAATCAACCCCTGCAACAACAGTTACCGTCAACCCAACAACTGCAGACACTGCCAGCTATATAACAAG GTACTGTGTCAATGCAATCATAACTGACGACATTCAAGATGCCAGTGTTGTTTTCTTTGATGAGGCTATGACAACCTTGCTCAACATAACATGCGAGGAAATGATCACAGTCCATAAGTACCATGACAAGCGAGAAATACCTGACAAAATGTACTCTGTCATCAACACCCAGAAACTCATGAATGTGACAATCAAACCTGACCGCACGATTGCTGTGAATAGCGTTGCAGAACCACCCATCACCGCTCTACCACAACCTGCAACAACACCAACAACTGCTCTACCACCTACAACAACATCAGCACCCAGCCTTCTACCCACAACACCGGCAGCGAAGATCAACCCAGCCAAAAGGCCATATCATCAACTCAAAG ATAAGAAAGCGTAG
- the LOC110865000 gene encoding uncharacterized protein LOC110865000 isoform X2: protein MSTSDQRQMSICYRPISAIKNNQEGEPIQIRVLKKWTPAQQNAEFCYLFVDTHGDAIQATAAMGEKARLDSIIRIQSCYIVDKYISLDQKTYNPAVPHKACLKLGKRATFVPVFNDQIPDHYYNFATFDELKDRATPPKMLTDYIGRVEDTDNPTTRAGTRLKKVVIQDTRENTIEMTFWPDQSSTLPDHVKKGDILAITSAAVTNFEGNYQLESTPATTVTVNPTTADTASYITRYCVNAIITDDIQDASVVFFDEAMTTLLNITCEEMITVHKYHDKREIPDKMYSVINTQKLMNVTIKPDRTIAVNSVAEPPITALPQPATTPTTALPPTTTSAPSLLPTTPAAKINPAKRPYHQLKDKKA, encoded by the exons ATGTCAACATCTGATCAAAGACAAATGTCAATCTGCTACAGACCCATATCTGCTATCAAGAACAATCAAGAAGGAGAACCTATACAAATAAGAGTTCTTAAAAAATGGACACCTGCTCAACAAAATGCTGAATTCTGCTACCTATTCGTGGATACACAC GGTGATGCTATTCAAGCAACAGCAGCTATGGGAGAAAAGGCTCGCCTAGACTCGATCATCCGCATCCAATCATGCTACATTGTTGACAAGTACATTTCGCTAGACCAAAAGACCTACAACCCCGCAGTCCCACACAAGGCATGTCTTAAGCTTGGAAAACGGGCAACCTTTGTTCCTGTTTTCAACGATCAAATTCCCGACCACTACTACAACTTCGCAACATTTGACGAACTAAAAGATAGGGCGACTCCACCGAAAATGCTTACAG ATTACATCGGTCGCGTCGAGGACACCGACAACCCGACAACAAGAGCAGGTACAAGGCTAAAGAAAGTAGTCATTCAAGATACAAG GGAAAACACAATTGAAATGACCTTTTGGCCTGACCAATCCTCTACGCTACCTGATCATGTCAAGAAAGGAGACATCCTAGCAATAACCTCCGCAGCAGTCACAAATTTCGAAg GAAATTATCAGCTAGAATCAACCCCTGCAACAACAGTTACCGTCAACCCAACAACTGCAGACACTGCCAGCTATATAACAAG GTACTGTGTCAATGCAATCATAACTGACGACATTCAAGATGCCAGTGTTGTTTTCTTTGATGAGGCTATGACAACCTTGCTCAACATAACATGCGAGGAAATGATCACAGTCCATAAGTACCATGACAAGCGAGAAATACCTGACAAAAT GTACTCTGTCATCAACACCCAGAAACTCATGAATGTGACAATCAAACCTGACCGCACGATTGCTGTGAATAGCGTTGCAGAACCACCCATCACCGCTCTACCACAACCTGCAACAACACCAACAACTGCTCTACCACCTACAACAACATCAGCACCCAGCCTTCTACCCACAACACCGGCAGCGAAGATCAACCCAGCCAAAAGGCCATATCATCAACTCAAAG ATAAGAAAGCGTAG